In Micromonospora sp. LH3U1, one genomic interval encodes:
- a CDS encoding TOMM precursor leader peptide-binding protein — MSRTVLPRPTLLPGLNRLWRDRHTLQLGVGPGPAVLLELANPRAAHLLDLLDGTRSERAVLAQAATARVAADDARTLLDALRAAGLLVPAHSLLPRDLAGPVRARLAAEAGALALAAARLPGTPAQVLRRRRAARVLLTGAGPLGGPLTVALAQSGVGQVNPQLTGPVRSVDLVGTGIPATELGHPLAPAVRAAVKRVAPGTGTHPGRVGRVDLVIQLGTDRPPALLAAGFAQRRQPHLLVTLREGVPVIGPLVRPPAGPCLHCVELHRADRDPDWPRLAAQLAAADPVAAGATGTLLAATGYALAEALTQLDGGQPETLGGAMEITGAGRFRRRGWPPHPVCGCSQGRVSAPARAQSSSGALRSVTMTV, encoded by the coding sequence ATGAGCCGCACCGTACTGCCCCGCCCCACGCTGCTACCCGGCCTCAACCGGCTCTGGCGGGATCGGCACACCCTCCAGCTCGGTGTCGGTCCCGGGCCCGCCGTGCTGCTGGAGTTGGCCAATCCGCGCGCAGCCCACCTGCTCGACCTGCTCGACGGCACCCGCAGCGAACGCGCCGTCCTGGCCCAGGCAGCCACCGCCCGGGTCGCTGCCGACGACGCGCGTACCCTGCTCGACGCCCTGCGTGCGGCCGGCCTGCTGGTGCCCGCGCACAGCCTGCTCCCCCGCGACCTGGCTGGCCCGGTCCGTGCCCGGCTCGCGGCGGAGGCCGGCGCGCTGGCCCTGGCCGCCGCTCGACTGCCCGGCACCCCCGCGCAGGTCCTGCGGCGGCGGCGGGCCGCCCGAGTCCTGCTCACCGGCGCCGGGCCGCTCGGCGGGCCGCTGACGGTGGCGTTGGCCCAGTCCGGCGTCGGGCAGGTCAACCCCCAGCTCACCGGCCCGGTGCGTTCCGTCGACCTGGTCGGCACGGGCATCCCCGCCACCGAGCTGGGCCACCCGCTGGCACCGGCGGTACGGGCCGCCGTCAAGCGCGTCGCGCCGGGCACCGGCACCCACCCGGGCCGGGTCGGACGGGTGGACCTGGTGATCCAACTCGGCACCGACCGACCGCCCGCGCTGCTCGCCGCCGGTTTCGCCCAGCGCCGGCAGCCGCATCTGCTGGTCACCCTGCGCGAGGGCGTACCGGTCATCGGGCCACTGGTCCGCCCGCCCGCCGGGCCCTGCCTGCACTGCGTCGAGCTGCACCGGGCCGACCGCGACCCGGACTGGCCGCGGCTCGCCGCCCAACTCGCCGCCGCCGACCCGGTGGCCGCCGGCGCGACCGGCACGCTGCTCGCGGCCACCGGGTACGCGCTGGCCGAGGCGCTGACGCAGCTCGACGGCGGTCAGCCGGAGACGCTGGGCGGAGCCATGGAGATCACCGGTGCGGGCCGTTTCCGTCGTCGGGGCTGGCCGCCACACCCGGTGTGTGGGTGTTCGCAGGGCAGAGTGTCCGCACCAGCCCGGGCGCAGAGCAGCAGCGGGGCCCTTCGGTCGGTAACAATGACCGTGTGA
- a CDS encoding ABC1 kinase family protein: MTDIPRRAVSRTAKLAALPLGFAGRTVLGMGKRVTGLASDVISAEIQQRTAEQLFSVLGQLKGGAMKFGQALSVFEAALPEEIAAPYRQALTKLQEAAPPLPAASVHKVLAEQLGPDWRDRFVEFNDTPAAAASIGQVHRARWREPGFDESGAPNSRDVAVKIQYPGAGDALLSDLKQLSRLGGMFRAIQPGLDVKPLLVELRERITEELDYELEAESQRAFAAAYAGDPEIYIPGVVNAAPRVLVTEWVTGTPLADIIREGSEEDRDEAGRLMATLHLSAPQRAGLLHADPHPGNFRLLPDGRLGVIDFGAVARMPEGTPEPIGRIAAMALRGDADEVVAGLRSEGFIGSAEVIDAEGVLDFIRPMLEPIAADGFRFTRAWLRAEAGRLASPRSPTYQLSRQLNLPPSYLLIHRVTLGSIGVLCQLEAKAPYRSILERWLPGFAPVA, from the coding sequence GTGACCGACATCCCGCGCCGCGCCGTGTCCCGCACCGCCAAGCTCGCCGCCCTGCCGCTCGGCTTCGCCGGCCGGACCGTTCTCGGCATGGGAAAGCGCGTCACCGGGCTCGCCTCCGACGTGATCTCCGCGGAGATCCAGCAGCGCACCGCCGAGCAACTGTTCAGCGTGCTGGGCCAGCTCAAGGGCGGGGCGATGAAGTTCGGCCAGGCGCTGTCGGTCTTCGAGGCGGCGTTGCCGGAGGAGATCGCCGCGCCCTACCGGCAGGCGCTCACGAAGCTCCAGGAGGCGGCGCCACCGCTGCCGGCCGCCAGCGTGCACAAGGTGCTGGCCGAGCAGCTCGGCCCTGACTGGCGGGACCGGTTCGTCGAGTTCAACGACACCCCGGCCGCCGCCGCCAGCATCGGCCAGGTGCACCGGGCACGGTGGCGGGAGCCGGGGTTCGACGAATCGGGCGCGCCGAACAGCCGCGACGTGGCTGTCAAGATCCAGTATCCGGGCGCCGGCGACGCGCTGCTCAGCGATCTCAAGCAGCTCTCCCGCCTCGGCGGGATGTTCCGGGCCATCCAGCCCGGTCTGGACGTCAAGCCGCTCCTGGTCGAGTTGCGCGAGCGGATCACCGAGGAACTGGACTACGAGCTGGAAGCCGAGTCGCAGCGCGCCTTCGCTGCCGCGTACGCCGGCGACCCGGAGATCTACATCCCGGGGGTGGTCAACGCGGCGCCCCGGGTGCTGGTCACCGAATGGGTGACGGGCACCCCGCTGGCCGACATCATCCGCGAGGGCAGCGAGGAGGATCGGGACGAGGCGGGCCGGTTGATGGCCACCCTCCACCTCTCCGCGCCACAGCGGGCTGGGCTGCTGCACGCCGACCCGCACCCGGGAAACTTCCGGCTGCTGCCCGACGGCCGACTCGGGGTGATCGACTTCGGTGCGGTGGCCCGGATGCCGGAGGGCACGCCGGAGCCGATCGGCCGCATCGCCGCCATGGCCCTGCGCGGCGACGCCGACGAGGTGGTGGCGGGACTGCGGTCAGAGGGGTTCATCGGCTCCGCCGAGGTGATCGACGCCGAGGGGGTGCTCGACTTCATCCGTCCGATGCTGGAGCCCATCGCGGCAGACGGGTTCCGGTTCACCCGGGCCTGGCTTCGTGCGGAGGCGGGCCGGCTGGCAAGCCCTCGCTCCCCCACGTACCAGCTGAGCAGGCAGCTCAACCTGCCACCGTCGTACCTGCTGATCCACCGGGTGACGCTCGGGTCGATCGGGGTGCTCTGCCAGTTGGAGGCGAAGGCGCCGTACCGCAGCATCCTGGAGCGTTGGCTGCCCGGCTTCGCCCCGGTCGCCTGA
- a CDS encoding WhiB family transcriptional regulator, whose amino-acid sequence MSLALAPLDVSVEMEANLPCRKFDPDLWFSDSPAELELAKSLCGDCPLRVECLAGAAERAEPWGVWGGEIFERGAVVPRKRPRGRPRKEDVARDAELRVEAEARLAASGLSEVRGAVRLAA is encoded by the coding sequence ATGAGTCTGGCGTTGGCCCCCCTCGACGTGAGCGTCGAGATGGAGGCGAACCTGCCCTGCCGGAAGTTCGACCCCGACCTGTGGTTCTCCGACTCGCCTGCCGAGCTCGAGCTGGCCAAGTCGCTCTGCGGGGACTGCCCGCTGCGCGTCGAGTGCCTGGCTGGGGCGGCGGAGCGAGCGGAGCCGTGGGGCGTCTGGGGCGGCGAGATCTTCGAGCGTGGCGCGGTTGTCCCGCGTAAGCGGCCCCGTGGCCGTCCGCGTAAGGAAGACGTCGCTCGTGACGCCGAGCTTCGGGTCGAGGCCGAGGCGCGCCTGGCGGCCAGTGGGCTGTCCGAGGTGCGTGGCGCGGTCCGGCTGGCAGCCTGA